Proteins encoded together in one Planctomyces sp. SH-PL14 window:
- a CDS encoding YgaP-like transmembrane domain, which produces MLPSTVERVPQNTSEAVNEQIRRRTEESIARTIGSGPAAIERRLRELDEEWDTERLLEANASSIMLVGLVLGTTANRKFLLLPAAVAAFLLMHALQGWCPPLPMLRRLGVRTQPEIEYERYSLKAWRGDFRRMSSGETNVPSPANSAT; this is translated from the coding sequence ATGCTGCCGTCAACTGTCGAACGGGTTCCCCAAAACACATCCGAAGCGGTCAATGAACAGATTCGGCGCCGCACTGAGGAGTCCATCGCGAGAACGATCGGTTCTGGGCCAGCGGCCATCGAACGGAGGTTGCGGGAGCTGGATGAGGAATGGGACACAGAGCGGCTTCTGGAAGCGAACGCGTCATCGATCATGCTGGTCGGTCTCGTTCTTGGAACGACTGCCAATCGGAAGTTCCTGTTGCTGCCTGCGGCGGTCGCCGCATTCTTGCTCATGCATGCCCTTCAAGGCTGGTGCCCTCCATTGCCGATGCTTCGCCGGCTTGGTGTCCGCACCCAACCTGAAATTGAATACGAGCGATACTCGTTGAAGGCGTGGCGGGGAGACTTTCGGAGAATGTCCTCAGGTGAGACGAACGTGCCCTCACCAGCGAACTCTGCGACGTGA
- a CDS encoding ECF-type sigma factor: MSGLPDDYEARLAVLEDPTLKRVAILGLEGLDVIDIAGILGVTQVYVRRRLQIIRLIWAEKWSPPDFGQPDGLPR, encoded by the coding sequence ATGAGCGGGCTTCCGGATGACTACGAAGCGAGACTAGCGGTCCTCGAGGATCCGACGCTGAAGAGAGTAGCGATCCTGGGTCTAGAGGGGCTCGATGTGATCGACATCGCCGGCATTCTCGGCGTCACCCAAGTCTACGTGCGTCGCCGCCTTCAAATCATCAGGTTGATTTGGGCGGAAAAGTGGAGCCCGCCGGACTTCGGCCAACCGGACGGTCTGCCCCGGTAA
- a CDS encoding tyrosine-type recombinase/integrase, with the protein MAYRDFARTYYWRDGQPTSEFTDMMDVVKDAASLYGRHTVSDFGPVALKAVRQLWVNRGYVRRRINQKVNRLRRIIKWGVENELVPPGILHGLQAVQPLKERRTPAPESQPVESVSEEIVRPVLQHVSRQVAAMIQLQLLTGMRPGEVVLIRPGDVDRREDVWIYRPQRHKTDYQGHERLVFLGPQAQDVLRPFLDRHASGYCFSPAEAEQERLAKRKATRKTPGQDAGRRRRERPKKSPRDHYDRDSYRRAILYGIKKAGVPHWHPHQLRHTCGTRVREEHGLDAAQVILGHRSARVTEVYASVSASKGQSVARQFG; encoded by the coding sequence GTGGCGTATCGCGACTTCGCGCGGACGTACTACTGGCGTGATGGACAGCCGACGAGCGAGTTCACGGACATGATGGACGTGGTCAAGGATGCCGCGTCGCTCTACGGACGGCACACCGTTTCGGATTTTGGGCCCGTCGCACTGAAAGCCGTGCGGCAACTCTGGGTCAACCGCGGGTACGTCCGACGGCGGATCAATCAGAAAGTGAATCGCCTCCGGCGGATCATCAAATGGGGAGTGGAGAATGAACTCGTACCGCCCGGGATCCTCCACGGTCTTCAGGCCGTTCAACCGCTGAAGGAGAGGCGGACCCCAGCTCCAGAGAGCCAACCGGTTGAGAGCGTCTCCGAGGAGATCGTCCGACCAGTCCTGCAACACGTCTCACGGCAAGTCGCGGCGATGATTCAGCTTCAATTGCTCACGGGCATGCGCCCCGGGGAGGTGGTTCTGATCCGGCCGGGCGACGTCGATCGGAGAGAGGACGTGTGGATCTACCGCCCCCAGCGTCACAAGACTGACTACCAGGGGCATGAACGCCTCGTTTTTCTCGGCCCTCAGGCACAGGACGTCTTGCGACCGTTCCTGGACCGACATGCCTCCGGATACTGCTTCAGCCCGGCAGAGGCAGAGCAGGAACGACTTGCAAAGCGGAAGGCCACGAGAAAGACTCCGGGGCAGGACGCGGGCCGACGTCGCCGTGAACGACCAAAGAAGTCGCCGCGTGACCATTACGACCGAGACAGTTACCGTCGTGCAATTCTTTACGGGATCAAGAAGGCTGGAGTCCCCCACTGGCATCCACACCAGTTGCGTCACACTTGCGGCACGCGGGTCCGAGAAGAGCACGGCCTTGATGCAGCTCAAGTCATCCTGGGGCACCGATCGGCACGCGTCACTGAGGTCTACGCCTCCGTTAGCGCTTCCAAGGGGCAGTCTGTGGCGCGGCAATTTGGATGA
- a CDS encoding DUF1580 domain-containing protein: protein MIDLELETLIPIGEAPRHIPGRPHRATVWRWIQGGVRGVTLESVLIGGRRYTSTEAIRRFLLASNATSAAPIVPVAAGSRSKVDRAMRELELG from the coding sequence ATGATCGACCTGGAACTCGAGACGCTCATTCCCATCGGTGAGGCGCCTCGTCACATCCCAGGGCGTCCGCACAGGGCGACCGTTTGGCGCTGGATCCAGGGAGGGGTCCGCGGCGTCACGTTGGAATCTGTCTTGATCGGAGGACGCCGGTACACATCGACCGAGGCGATCCGCCGATTTCTTTTGGCAAGCAATGCCACTTCAGCAGCCCCAATTGTGCCAGTCGCTGCTGGAAGTCGCTCCAAGGTCGATCGCGCGATGCGCGAACTCGAGCTTGGATGA
- a CDS encoding reverse transcriptase domain-containing protein, whose protein sequence is MYPISHYRRKPILFPGQLGCVENTTEFEEIIDHENLLAAFYEIREKGDRAAGVDKIRAFDIGRIEAAEMARSLSAAIRGGRYCPQPFRTVSIPKAQGTSSETQRYRKLQIPTVADRCVSHAVHRAIGPFVDARFDDRSLGFRPGRGIWNLLVELEREIPRNNGFLLQMDIEDAFPSIPLRPLLQHVASLIGNESLVLLIERIVRLDRTREPRGLSQGDPLSPLLANLALHHTHDQLQSQFLNRRWFRYVDNLTYLATSSVEARRIRESISETLAKSGLRIRVDATETTVLQGGSAEILGFQIGSKDGQLTIEIGDKARGHLQALLEECVRSSRPDAHRDVVRSWILSNAPALDRSSGILDEVQLLCSSCQIPIERHHVLAWIKTAQANWRNFRSVHLATGEE, encoded by the coding sequence TTGTATCCCATTAGCCACTACCGTCGGAAACCGATTCTGTTCCCAGGACAACTTGGTTGCGTCGAGAACACAACCGAATTCGAGGAGATCATTGATCATGAAAACCTATTGGCTGCCTTCTATGAGATTCGTGAGAAGGGAGACCGTGCGGCTGGAGTCGATAAGATCCGCGCGTTCGACATCGGCCGAATTGAGGCGGCGGAGATGGCGCGAAGCTTGTCGGCCGCGATCCGTGGCGGACGCTACTGCCCACAGCCTTTCCGAACCGTGTCCATCCCGAAGGCACAAGGCACTTCGAGCGAGACGCAGCGATATCGGAAGCTCCAGATCCCAACCGTTGCGGATCGATGTGTGTCGCATGCCGTTCACCGGGCAATCGGTCCATTCGTCGATGCCAGGTTCGACGACCGAAGTCTTGGGTTTCGCCCGGGGCGGGGGATTTGGAATCTGCTCGTCGAATTGGAACGAGAGATACCTCGGAACAACGGGTTTCTGCTTCAAATGGACATTGAGGATGCGTTCCCCTCGATTCCGTTGCGCCCACTGCTGCAACACGTCGCGTCACTCATCGGAAACGAAAGCTTGGTTTTACTCATCGAGCGGATCGTCCGTCTCGATCGTACCAGAGAACCACGCGGCCTATCACAAGGAGATCCCCTCTCACCTCTACTAGCAAATCTCGCCCTACACCACACCCACGACCAACTGCAGTCGCAGTTCCTGAACCGCCGCTGGTTTCGATATGTCGATAACCTGACATACCTCGCTACCAGCAGCGTCGAGGCACGACGCATTCGCGAGTCCATCTCCGAGACTCTGGCCAAGAGCGGTCTTCGAATCCGAGTAGACGCCACAGAAACCACGGTTCTCCAAGGAGGATCGGCAGAGATACTGGGCTTCCAAATCGGATCAAAAGACGGGCAACTGACCATTGAGATCGGAGACAAGGCGAGGGGACACCTCCAAGCCCTGCTGGAAGAATGCGTGCGATCTAGCCGACCAGACGCTCATCGTGACGTCGTGCGAAGCTGGATCCTCTCAAATGCCCCTGCCCTCGACAGAAGCTCCGGAATACTGGACGAAGTTCAACTTCTCTGTAGTAGCTGCCAGATCCCCATCGAACGACACCACGTTCTGGCCTGGATCAAGACAGCACAGGCGAACTGGCGGAATTTCCGCTCGGTTCACTTGGCTACAGGAGAGGAGTAA
- the ahcY gene encoding adenosylhomocysteinase has product MPTAMPKLQPYKVKDMSLAEFGRKEIEIAEHEMPGLMSLRKKYGATKPLKGARIAGCLHMTIQTAVLIETLTALGAEVKWSSCNIFSTQDHAAAAIAAAGIPVYAWKGETAEEFDWCIEQTLFWDDGQPLNMILDDGGDLTVMVHDKFPELLQGIKGLSEETTTGVHRMYQMHAAGKLAVPAINVNDSVTKSKFDNLYGCRESLGDGIKRATDVMVAGKIVVVAGYGDVGKGCADAMRGLGARVIVTEIDPICALQAAMEGYEITTMEEIAPKGDIFVTTTGCRDIIRGEHLDVMKNNAIVCNIGHFDLEIDVAYLNGRKDIKRVTIKTDAQAGGPVHRYVYPDGKGILMLAEGRLVNLGCATGHPSFVMSNSFTNQVIAQLELWERAEQYSIGVHTLPKHLDEEVARLHLDQLGVKLTKLTPTQADYLGIPVNGPYKPDQYRY; this is encoded by the coding sequence ATGCCGACCGCCATGCCCAAACTTCAGCCGTACAAGGTCAAGGACATGTCCCTGGCCGAATTCGGTCGCAAGGAGATCGAGATCGCCGAGCACGAAATGCCCGGCCTCATGTCCCTCCGCAAGAAGTACGGCGCCACGAAGCCGCTCAAGGGGGCCCGCATCGCCGGCTGCCTCCACATGACGATCCAGACGGCCGTCCTGATCGAGACCCTCACGGCCCTCGGCGCCGAAGTGAAGTGGTCCAGCTGCAACATCTTCTCGACCCAGGACCACGCCGCCGCCGCCATCGCCGCCGCCGGCATCCCGGTCTACGCCTGGAAGGGTGAGACCGCAGAAGAGTTCGACTGGTGCATCGAGCAGACCCTGTTCTGGGACGACGGCCAGCCCCTCAACATGATCCTCGACGACGGCGGCGACCTGACCGTCATGGTCCACGACAAGTTCCCCGAGCTCCTCCAGGGGATCAAGGGTCTGTCGGAAGAGACGACGACCGGCGTCCACCGCATGTACCAGATGCACGCCGCCGGCAAGCTCGCGGTCCCGGCGATCAACGTCAACGACTCGGTCACCAAGAGCAAGTTCGACAACCTGTACGGCTGCCGTGAATCGCTCGGCGACGGGATCAAGCGGGCGACCGACGTGATGGTCGCCGGCAAGATCGTCGTCGTCGCCGGTTACGGCGACGTGGGCAAGGGCTGTGCAGACGCGATGCGGGGCCTCGGCGCCCGCGTGATCGTCACGGAAATCGACCCGATCTGCGCCCTCCAGGCGGCGATGGAAGGGTACGAGATCACGACGATGGAAGAGATCGCTCCGAAGGGCGATATCTTCGTGACGACGACCGGCTGCCGGGACATCATCCGCGGCGAGCACCTCGACGTGATGAAGAACAACGCCATCGTCTGCAACATCGGCCACTTCGACCTCGAGATCGACGTCGCCTACCTGAATGGCCGTAAGGACATCAAGCGGGTCACGATCAAGACCGACGCGCAGGCCGGCGGCCCGGTCCATCGTTACGTCTATCCGGACGGCAAGGGGATCCTGATGCTCGCCGAAGGGCGGCTCGTGAACCTCGGCTGCGCGACCGGCCACCCGAGCTTCGTGATGTCGAACAGCTTCACGAACCAGGTCATCGCGCAGCTGGAGCTGTGGGAGCGGGCCGAGCAGTACTCGATCGGCGTCCACACGCTGCCGAAGCACCTCGATGAAGAAGTCGCCCGGCTGCACCTCGACCAGCTCGGTGTCAAGCTGACGAAGCTGACGCCGACGCAGGCGGACTACCTGGGAATCCCGGTGAACGGCCCATACAAGCCGGATCAGTATCGCTACTAG
- a CDS encoding sigma-70 family RNA polymerase sigma factor yields MKPEAAAFPQGPLLVDEEEAPLRRTHLSPLFRAPLLRPDGERTLFRRMNFCRYRALRLRRQLNPRRPAKRLIEEIETLLRNAELCRSQLVESNLRLVAATARGFRTSALDVEELVSEGNVVLLNAVDKFDFSRGFRFSTYATHAVRRHLYRHLLRDQKRTRREQGVDSELLNEIAAAPGDVDEKPVVQIASEAFRDWIGQLDPRHRAIVMARYGLNGARPQSLRELTGSIGLSKERIRQLQLDALDELYRSIHTSVRCLAD; encoded by the coding sequence ATGAAGCCGGAAGCAGCCGCCTTTCCTCAAGGACCTCTCTTGGTTGACGAGGAGGAGGCCCCACTCCGTCGAACGCACTTGTCTCCTCTGTTCAGGGCCCCACTCCTCCGTCCAGATGGAGAGAGAACGCTGTTTCGGAGGATGAACTTCTGCAGGTACAGAGCACTCAGGCTTCGCCGTCAGCTTAACCCACGTCGTCCAGCCAAACGTCTCATCGAAGAGATCGAGACCCTGCTGAGAAACGCCGAACTGTGCCGCTCACAACTGGTTGAGTCCAACCTGCGCCTGGTTGCCGCAACTGCTCGTGGGTTCCGGACTTCAGCCCTCGACGTTGAGGAACTGGTCAGCGAAGGGAACGTCGTGTTGCTGAACGCTGTCGATAAGTTCGACTTCAGCCGAGGCTTTCGGTTCAGCACGTACGCCACCCATGCCGTCCGCCGACATCTATACCGCCACCTCCTCCGCGACCAGAAGCGAACTCGCCGGGAACAGGGCGTCGATTCAGAGCTGTTGAATGAGATTGCCGCGGCTCCGGGCGATGTCGATGAGAAGCCTGTGGTACAGATTGCATCCGAAGCCTTTCGAGACTGGATTGGTCAGCTTGATCCTCGGCACCGAGCCATCGTCATGGCGCGATATGGACTTAACGGTGCACGGCCACAAAGTCTCAGGGAGCTGACAGGGTCTATCGGCCTGAGCAAGGAACGGATCCGCCAGCTTCAGCTCGATGCCCTCGACGAACTGTATCGGAGCATACACACGTCCGTGCGATGTCTGGCGGACTGA
- a CDS encoding TspO/MBR family protein, which yields MKHFPAFAYFFLISFAAAALGALATNPEIDGWYRSLVRPQWTPPDAVFGPVWTALYLLMAISAWLVWRAAGLQRAVLPLVWFHVQLTLNVLWSWIFFHFHQPGWAFLEILCLWGAIAVTVFHFLRIRRLAGMLMMPYLAWVSFAAGLNLTIWQLNPGGL from the coding sequence ATGAAGCACTTCCCTGCGTTCGCCTACTTTTTCCTTATCTCGTTCGCTGCCGCCGCACTGGGAGCGCTGGCCACCAACCCTGAAATCGATGGGTGGTATCGTTCACTGGTTCGCCCCCAATGGACGCCGCCCGATGCCGTGTTCGGCCCCGTGTGGACCGCTCTGTACTTGCTGATGGCGATCTCGGCCTGGCTGGTCTGGCGTGCGGCGGGCCTTCAACGAGCGGTTCTGCCGCTGGTCTGGTTTCATGTTCAACTGACGTTGAACGTCCTGTGGTCATGGATCTTCTTCCACTTTCATCAGCCGGGGTGGGCATTCTTGGAGATCCTCTGTTTGTGGGGAGCCATCGCCGTCACGGTTTTTCATTTCCTCCGGATACGGCGGCTCGCAGGCATGTTGATGATGCCCTACCTAGCCTGGGTCTCTTTTGCCGCTGGCCTGAACCTCACGATCTGGCAGCTCAACCCCGGAGGTCTGTAG
- a CDS encoding response regulator: MSSSVAALRVLLVDDSRDSRTFLSRLLQRHGFAIAEAIDGEQALAIGYEFRPDCVISDLAMPNLSGYGLARELRRRSGLDKTLLVAYSAYVDPAEARAAGFDYWFVKPTPISAFLQVLKEFEVMKKRLDQVEEAAREQGHVVHEVRDLMKEVKSDINEIKTGLQEDVKDLKVQLQEVKEDVQEIKEQLRRSEDGSPDGDAADTSSS; encoded by the coding sequence ATGTCTTCGTCGGTGGCCGCGCTGCGAGTTCTTCTTGTTGACGACAGCCGAGACAGTCGGACGTTCCTTTCACGCCTCCTGCAACGTCATGGCTTCGCCATCGCGGAAGCAATCGATGGGGAGCAAGCCCTTGCCATCGGATACGAGTTCCGTCCTGACTGCGTCATCTCGGATCTGGCCATGCCGAATCTGAGCGGCTATGGCTTGGCGCGTGAGCTGCGTCGCCGGAGTGGGTTGGACAAAACTCTCCTCGTGGCGTATTCCGCGTACGTTGATCCTGCTGAGGCGCGAGCTGCCGGGTTCGACTACTGGTTCGTCAAGCCGACACCAATCTCGGCCTTTTTGCAAGTTCTGAAGGAATTTGAGGTCATGAAGAAGCGGCTTGATCAAGTCGAAGAAGCAGCACGCGAACAGGGCCACGTCGTCCACGAGGTCCGCGACCTGATGAAGGAAGTCAAGAGCGACATCAATGAGATCAAGACTGGGCTCCAGGAAGACGTGAAAGATCTCAAGGTTCAGCTCCAAGAGGTGAAAGAGGATGTGCAGGAGATCAAGGAGCAACTTCGGCGAAGCGAGGACGGATCCCCTGACGGAGACGCTGCCGACACCTCCTCATCTTGA
- a CDS encoding GAF domain-containing protein: MARTAEEACETATHSLTQNPHDLPFTLLYLLQDGGQLILAGITGLDRDTQASPVTLRFDSLESPWPFHHVAETGKAVTVDDISARIGPLSGAPWPEPPQRAVILPIVRSGQTELAGFLVAGVSPRLALDEDYRGFLDLLAGHIAASVASARTYQEERRRAQAMAELDRAKTTFFGNVSHEFRTPLALMLGPAEDALADNQNPLTSKQRERVEVVPERANEQHYEIPPAFFEAVLGPRCKYSCCLFRTPGARGPLAAIREVSEFAVSCTIESR, from the coding sequence GTGGCTCGTACTGCTGAGGAAGCATGCGAGACGGCGACACATTCTCTCACACAGAACCCGCACGATCTCCCGTTCACCCTCTTGTACCTGCTGCAAGACGGCGGTCAGTTAATCCTTGCTGGGATTACGGGACTCGATCGAGACACTCAGGCCAGTCCCGTCACGCTCCGTTTCGACTCGCTCGAGAGCCCATGGCCGTTCCACCATGTCGCCGAGACAGGCAAGGCCGTCACGGTTGACGACATTTCAGCGCGGATCGGACCGCTTTCCGGGGCCCCGTGGCCAGAGCCTCCACAGCGGGCGGTCATTCTGCCGATTGTCAGGTCGGGCCAGACGGAGTTGGCCGGTTTTCTCGTTGCAGGTGTTAGCCCTCGACTGGCGCTCGACGAGGATTATCGAGGGTTCTTGGACTTGCTTGCCGGTCACATCGCTGCCTCCGTCGCCAGTGCACGTACCTACCAAGAGGAGCGGCGGCGAGCCCAGGCAATGGCGGAACTCGATCGGGCGAAGACAACGTTCTTCGGCAATGTCAGTCACGAATTCCGCACTCCGCTGGCGCTGATGCTGGGGCCGGCTGAAGATGCTCTGGCCGACAACCAAAATCCATTGACGTCCAAGCAACGGGAACGAGTGGAGGTCGTCCCGGAGCGGGCGAACGAGCAGCACTACGAGATCCCGCCGGCATTCTTCGAGGCGGTCCTCGGCCCGCGGTGTAAATACAGCTGCTGCCTGTTCCGGACTCCCGGAGCACGAGGACCGTTAGCGGCGATCCGGGAAGTTTCAGAGTTCGCAGTGAGCTGTACCATTGAATCAAGATGA
- a CDS encoding PAS domain-containing protein, translating to MKDDSSELPDNSPLAAFAGGGNMGRRIREFDWSATPLGHIRLWPQSLLWALSICIDSNFPIAIHWGCDLVLLYNDEWSPIPGEKHPWTLGRPAREAWPEIWHIIEPLFGRVMSTGEATRSRDQLLPMHRHGFTEECYFDYTFSPIRGEDGKVEGVFNAGLETTKRVIGERRL from the coding sequence ATGAAAGACGACAGCTCGGAACTTCCGGACAATTCCCCACTCGCCGCCTTCGCTGGCGGTGGCAACATGGGGCGGCGAATTCGAGAGTTCGACTGGTCGGCCACTCCGCTCGGTCATATCCGGCTTTGGCCGCAGAGCCTCCTCTGGGCCTTGAGCATCTGCATCGACTCAAATTTCCCCATTGCGATCCACTGGGGCTGCGACCTCGTCCTCCTTTACAACGACGAGTGGAGTCCGATCCCCGGAGAGAAGCACCCTTGGACACTCGGCCGACCCGCACGTGAGGCGTGGCCGGAGATCTGGCACATCATTGAGCCGTTGTTCGGGCGAGTGATGTCCACTGGCGAGGCCACACGCAGCCGGGATCAACTCCTCCCGATGCACCGGCACGGTTTCACGGAAGAATGCTACTTCGACTACACCTTCAGTCCGATTCGGGGCGAGGATGGAAAGGTCGAAGGCGTGTTCAACGCCGGGCTAGAGACCACCAAGCGGGTCATCGGCGAGCGCCGACTGTGA
- a CDS encoding Hsp20/alpha crystallin family protein → MMPTLNERWNALFSNPFEAVRREIASRPRGIANGFGALSSWEDEGNYFVEMDVPGVALDDLSITFEKEHLLIEVTRKAPTNARNSWYDERAYGTLRRSLRLTDEVDAESVEAILSDGVVQIKIAKKPEHQPRRIPVRADGQKRLATS, encoded by the coding sequence ATGATGCCCACGCTCAATGAACGCTGGAACGCTTTGTTTTCCAATCCCTTCGAGGCCGTTCGCCGCGAGATCGCCAGTCGCCCGCGGGGGATCGCAAACGGTTTCGGCGCCTTGTCCTCGTGGGAAGATGAAGGAAACTACTTCGTTGAAATGGATGTCCCGGGAGTCGCGCTTGACGATCTGAGCATCACGTTCGAGAAGGAACACCTGCTGATCGAGGTCACCCGAAAGGCCCCCACGAACGCGCGCAACAGCTGGTATGACGAACGCGCGTACGGCACGCTCCGACGATCGCTGCGGCTGACCGATGAGGTCGACGCCGAGTCCGTCGAGGCGATCCTGTCGGATGGTGTGGTCCAGATCAAGATCGCCAAGAAGCCGGAACACCAGCCACGGCGGATCCCCGTACGGGCCGACGGGCAGAAACGGCTCGCCACCTCGTAG
- a CDS encoding YoaK family protein, whose amino-acid sequence MKITLHTPETIYSPRHVPSWLLLACAAGMVNGFAFLMCEQFVTHVTGTVTRMGLEWPIVGVAIEYAVVLASFVLGAAVAVIVIQSRARQGKQPRWAMPLVLEAMLLIGIAITGRTGAFGQLARAASSEPPPVAFLSLLAFSMGVQNAAVASTTGLAVRTTHLSGPATDTGIHLGTALLADGEERRAALRGAALRGGKILAFMLGAGIAVPLTLSLDYLTLLAPAILVSAATALSFTSTWSPSDIVIR is encoded by the coding sequence ATGAAGATCACGCTTCACACCCCCGAGACAATCTATTCGCCTCGCCACGTACCAAGCTGGCTTCTTCTGGCTTGTGCCGCGGGGATGGTCAACGGCTTTGCCTTCCTCATGTGCGAACAGTTCGTGACACATGTCACAGGAACCGTAACGCGAATGGGGCTCGAGTGGCCGATCGTCGGAGTCGCAATCGAGTATGCCGTGGTGCTCGCCAGCTTCGTCCTGGGGGCGGCGGTTGCGGTCATCGTCATTCAGTCCCGAGCGCGTCAGGGAAAGCAGCCGCGCTGGGCGATGCCGCTCGTCCTGGAAGCGATGCTTCTGATAGGCATCGCAATTACAGGACGTACCGGCGCATTTGGTCAGCTGGCAAGGGCAGCCTCCTCGGAGCCCCCTCCGGTTGCATTTCTCTCGCTGCTGGCCTTCTCGATGGGCGTCCAGAACGCGGCTGTCGCGTCAACGACGGGGCTGGCCGTCCGCACCACTCACTTGAGCGGGCCGGCAACTGACACCGGAATTCACTTAGGAACCGCCCTCCTGGCCGACGGTGAGGAACGACGGGCGGCTCTGCGAGGGGCCGCGCTTCGAGGAGGGAAGATTCTGGCGTTCATGCTCGGAGCTGGCATCGCCGTCCCGTTAACCCTTTCTCTCGACTACCTCACCCTGCTGGCACCGGCGATCTTGGTCAGTGCGGCTACGGCGCTCAGCTTTACCAGCACATGGAGTCCTAGCGATATTGTCATCCGTTAG
- a CDS encoding DUF1488 family protein produces MAKHVEFTGKREYLFERNAVRFGAIVDGVPTWCIISEEAITAGGLPCSNALDLLRVFDQRFREVEAASRRRIDKADPNSEIVITRADLENG; encoded by the coding sequence AAAGCACGTCGAGTTCACTGGAAAGCGCGAGTACCTCTTCGAGCGCAACGCTGTGCGATTCGGCGCGATCGTGGACGGCGTTCCAACTTGGTGCATCATTTCAGAGGAGGCAATCACCGCGGGTGGCCTCCCGTGCTCCAATGCTCTGGATCTTCTGAGAGTCTTTGACCAGCGGTTCAGAGAGGTCGAGGCCGCGTCCCGGCGGAGAATTGACAAGGCTGATCCCAACTCCGAGATCGTGATCACTCGGGCAGACCTCGAGAACGGCTGA